In Siniperca chuatsi isolate FFG_IHB_CAS linkage group LG20, ASM2008510v1, whole genome shotgun sequence, the following proteins share a genomic window:
- the cmn gene encoding calymmin isoform X24 yields the protein MLGQLLLQSVVILWLVQTAHTGGVGQAMGAQNAYGGYPTKGIGYGVTNGGGMKGYGATAGVTNGQGGKPQVSNPGGNPAVLPNGNGAKSNGYGVQAGPTNGQQVKGNGYGVQAGPTNGQQVKGNGYGAQAGGYGGHGTKGNGQGAAAGPSSGNGARPNGQGRAGSKPMKGYGRPPYGAGPGVGMGASRGLGVPQLARNERNKAYSSNGYNGYRAQPMGGYNGGYGSAGLGLGPRYGNGGMKGPKQGYGAAAGVPNGQGAKPNGYGKFPNGYGTKPNGYGATRGGAMRPQPGYGNGAVPNGYGTKPNGYAAAARAGAGGPNGYGAKPKGHGVTDGAALGGYGGKLNGYGGPSRGSQPQTTKGVGAVSPSEGAKTGYGGPAGVPNGQLAKAANTGYGMMPNGKGTKGAGASNEKGLKGRVLSPEQPSATPEKGVASQQAITQGAAPVAPEPTSGVLVMMTQEKYQKLPSPVPQGKSYKQTPVIPQATPEPAPAPAIPQDKDPMPAPEPTPEPAPMGPKAATSGPAPEPAAVLPQENGKGASISKGQGAKPAKPDCGPSGVPNGQWMKIARPGYNAGDGASTGTNTKGYGAGAGVPNGYGAKPNGYGASAAGLTNGGGAKGNKPGYEAGGYTVPEFSNGYGAGPGYPYAGKPQQPGYKQGAYLGAGYGNSYGGYGNGYSAGVQPDYASFGQGVPNANGKSGGARQLPYNGAPVVPAGLDGMSQFEPQSASLGPNGKLGSMYGGMGGLPFGGQPLGMGAEKSNTKYGIGGLQFGRQPLSTGTNGAGHYGYGGSPYGPAVDGKSSGKYGGLSAGTGGGPAPGMYGYGRMPYEAQPAGLGPEAKSTGTYGLAESPYQPETLGLGQNGKLTGKYNGGEVPYAPQALGFGSEAKSSVKYDNQGPYQSQPLESASEGRSGGEYETAGLPYEPLPLEPDSHVKGEVLTPAIAVEGEGMSIDRYENVGYINGQVQPEVVAFPAASTPSPTPAYPSVPSYLPVESSFTPDVVPGAGFEDLPDPVGAASLALDSTSATETQGVAQVAEQPDDLLQQQLPRQIHIQQHLKLHFHQPDKSGRGANNGKYDLNGFFGNSGYQG from the exons ATGTTGGGACAACTACTACTTCAGAGTGTGGTGATCCTCTGGCTGGTGCAGACAGCACATACAGGGG GTGTGGGTCAGGCAATGGGTGCACAAAATGCATACGGTGGATACCCCACAAAAGGCATAG GTTATGGTGTGACCAATGGAGGAGGGATGAAAG gatATGGAGCAACAGCTGGTGTAACCAATGGACAAGGTGGCAAACCACAGG TTTCTAATCCAGGAGGAAATCCAGCAGTTTTACCCAATGGAAATGGAGCTAAGTCTAATG GATATGGTGTTCAAGCCGGCCCAACTAATGGACAACAAGTGAAAGGCAACG GATATGGTGTTCAAGCCGGCCCAACTAATGGACAACAAGTGAAAGGCAACG GCTACGGTGCACAAGCTGGCGGATACGGTGGACATGGAACTAAAGGCAATG GTCAAGGAGCCGCAGCTGGCCCATCCAGCGGCAATGGGGCAAGACCAAATG GACAGGGGAGAGCTGGAAGTAAACCTATGAAAGGATATGGCCGACCACCTTATGGGGCGG GTCCAGGTGTGGGGATGGGAGCCTCCAGAGGTCTGGGAGTACCTCAGCTTGCCAGGAACGAAAGGAACAAAG CATACAGCAGTAATGGTTATAATGGTTATAGAGCTCAACCCATGGGAG GCTACAATGGCGGTTATGGCAGTGCTGGTTTGGGTCTGGGACCTCGGTATGGAAATGGAGGAATGAAGGGACCGAAGCAAG GCTATGGTGCTGCAGCTGGTGTGCCCAATGGACAAGGTGCAAAACCCAATG ggTATGGCAAATTTCCAAATGGTTATGGCACCAAACCCAACG GATATGGAGCCACCAGAGGAGGTGCAATGAGACCCCAACCAG GTTATGGAAATGGAGCTGTTCCCAATGGATATGGAACTAAACCCAATG GTTATGCAGCTGCAGCCAGAGCTGGAGCTGGTGGTCCCAATGGCTATGGCGCCAAACCCAAAG GTCATGGAGTTACAGATGGTGCTGCACTTGGTGGGTATGGAGGTAAACTCAATG GATACGGAGGGCCAAGCAGAGGCTCACAACCTCAAACTACCAAAGGAGTTGGAGCAGTTTCACCCAGTGAAGGTGCTAAAACTG GCTATGGTGGTCCTGCTGGAGTACCTAATGGACAGTTGGCTAAAGCAGCCAATACTG GTTACGGCATGATGCCAAATGGTAAGGGTACAAAGGGTGCAGGTGCATCCAATGAAAAGGGCCTAAAAGGTAGAGTTCTCTCTCCGGAGCAGCCGAGTGCAACACCAGAGAAGGGTGTTGCATCTCAACAAGCAATAACTCAAGGTGCAGCACCTGTTGCCCCTGAGCCAACAAGTGGTGTCCTTGTTATGATGACACAAGAGAAATATCAAAAGCTGCCTTCACCTGTGCCTCAAGGAAAAAGCTACAAACAGACACCAGTAATCCCTCAGGCTACACCAGAACCAGCACCAGCACCAGCAATTCCTCAAGACAAAGACCCAATGCCTGCACCTGAACCCACACCTGAACCAGCACCCATGGGACCGAAGGCAGCCACATCAGGACCTGCACCAGAGCCAGCAGCAGTCCTCCCTCAAG AGAACGGAAAAGGAGCTTCGATCTCCAAGGGACAGGGAGCTAAACCAGCCAAACCTG ACTGTGGACCGTCAGGAGTACCAAATGGACAATGGATGAAAATAGCTAGACCTG GTTATAATGCAGGTGATGGAGCATCCActggcacaaacacaaaag GTTAtggagcaggagctggtgtTCCAAACGGATATGGTGCTAAACCCAATG GATACGGTGCCAGTGCAGCAGGATTAACAAATGGAGGAGGAGCTAAAGGAAATAAACCAG GTTATGAAGCAGGAGGCTACACTGTCCCTGAATTCAGTAATGGATATGGAGCTG GCCCTGGATATCCTTATGCAGGGAAACCTCAGCAACCTg GTTACAAACAAGGAGCGTACCTTGGAGCTGGATATGGAAATTCATATGGAG GGTATGGAAATGGCTACAGTGCTGGTGTACAGCCTGACTATGCAA gTTTTGGCCAAGGTGTACCCAATGCTAATGGAAAATCAG GTGGTGCCAGACAGCTTCCTTACAATGGAGCCCCAGTAGTTCCTGCTGGACTAGATG GTATGAGCCAGTTTGAGCCTCAGTCCGCTAGCCTCGGTCCAAATGGAAAACTGGGCAGCATGTATGGTG GAATGGGCGGCTTGCCTTTTGGCGGTCAGCCCCTGGGAATGGGAGCAGAGAAATCGAACACCAAGTACG GCATTGGTGGGTTGCAATTTGGCAGACAACCCCTCAGTACAGGGACTAATGGCGCAGGACATTATG GTTATGGTGGAAGCCCCTATGGGCCTGCCGTTGATGGCAAATCATCTGGAAAATATG GTGGTCTTAGTGCTGGCACGGGAGGGGGTCCTGCACCCGGAATGTATG GTTATGGAAGAATGCCCTATGAAGCTCAGCCAGCTGGACTGGGCCCTGAAGCCAAATCTACTGGCACATATG GTCTGGCTGAGTCACCATACCAGCCTGAAACTCTTGGACTTGGACAGAATGGAAAATTAACAGGCAAATACA ATGGCGGTGAAGTTCCTTACGCACCACAGGCTCTTGGTTTTGGAAGTGAAGCAAAATCTTCTGTGAAATATG ATAACCAGGGACCATACCAGTCGCAGCCCCTTGAATCAGCATCTGAAGGCAGATCTGGTGGAGAATACG aaacagctgGTTTACCTTATGAGCCCCTGCCTCTTGAGCCAGATTCCCACG TGAAGGGAGAGGTACTCACTCCAGCAATTGCAGTCGAAGGCGAAGGGATGTCCATTGATAGATACG AAAATGTGGGCTATATAAATGGACAAGTGCAGCCAGAAG TTGTTGCATTTCCTGCAGCTTCCACTCCCAGCCCCACCCCGGCCTATCCCTCTGTCCCATCCTACCTGCCTGTGGAGTCCTCCTTCACACCCGATGTGGTGCCTGGAGCTGGATTTGAGGACCTGCCCGACCCTGTGGGCGCTGCCAGCCTCGCCCTTGACTCCACGTCTGCTACAGAAACGCAGGGCGTGGCTCAGGTGGCTGAGCAACCTGATGATCTGCTTCAACAACAGCTGCCACGTCAGATACACATTCAGCAGCATctcaaactgcattttcaccAACCAGACAAGTCCGGGAGAG gAGCAAATAATGgcaaatatgatttaaatggCTTCTTTGGGAATAGTGGCTatcaag GTTAA
- the cmn gene encoding calymmin isoform X18 codes for MLGQLLLQSVVILWLVQTAHTGGVGQAMGAQNAYGGYPTKGIGYGVTNGGGMKGYGATAGVTNGQGGKPQVSNPGGNPAVLPNGNGAKSNGYGVQAGPTNGQQVKGNGYGVQAGPTNGQQVKGNGYGAQAGGYGGHGTKGNGYGVQAGPTNGQQVKGNGYGAQAGGYGGHGTKGNGQGAAAGPSSGNGARPNGQGRAGSKPMKGYGRPPYGAGPGVGMGASRGLGVPQLARNERNKAYSSNGYNGYRAQPMGGYNGGYGSAGLGLGPRYGNGGMKGPKQGYGAAAGVPNGQGAKPNGYGKFPNGYGTKPNGYGATRGGAMRPQPGYGNGAVPNGYGTKPNGYAAAARAGAGGPNGYGAKPKGHGVTDGAALGGYGGKLNGYGGPSRGSQPQTTKGVGAVSPSEGAKTGYGGPAGVPNGQLAKAANTGYGMMPNGKGTKGAGASNEKGLKGRVLSPEQPSATPEKGVASQQAITQGAAPVAPEPTSGVLVMMTQEKYQKLPSPVPQGKSYKQTPVIPQATPEPAPAPAIPQDKDPMPAPEPTPEPAPMGPKAATSGPAPEPAAVLPQENGKGASISKGQGAKPAKPDCGPSGVPNGQWMKIARPGYNAGDGASTGTNTKGYGAGAGVPNGYGAKPNGYGASAAGLTNGGGAKGNKPGYEAGGYTVPEFSNGYGAGPGYPYAGKPQQPGYKQGAYLGAGYGNSYGGYGNGYSAGVQPDYASFGQGVPNANGKSGGARQLPYNGAPVVPAGLDGMSQFEPQSASLGPNGKLGSMYGGMGGLPFGGQPLGMGAEKSNTKYGIGGLQFGRQPLSTGTNGAGHYGYGGSPYGPAVDGKSSGKYGGLSAGTGGGPAPGMYGYGRMPYEAQPAGLGPEAKSTGTYGLAESPYQPETLGLGQNGKLTGKYNGGEVPYAPQALGFGSEAKSSVKYDNQGPYQSQPLESASEGRSGGEYETAGLPYEPLPLEPDSHVKGEVLTPAIAVEGEGMSIDRYENVGYINGQVQPEVVAFPAASTPSPTPAYPSVPSYLPVESSFTPDVVPGAGFEDLPDPVGAASLALDSTSATETQGVAQVAEQPDDLLQQQLPRQIHIQQHLKLHFHQPDKSGRGANNGKYDLNGFFGNSGYQG; via the exons ATGTTGGGACAACTACTACTTCAGAGTGTGGTGATCCTCTGGCTGGTGCAGACAGCACATACAGGGG GTGTGGGTCAGGCAATGGGTGCACAAAATGCATACGGTGGATACCCCACAAAAGGCATAG GTTATGGTGTGACCAATGGAGGAGGGATGAAAG gatATGGAGCAACAGCTGGTGTAACCAATGGACAAGGTGGCAAACCACAGG TTTCTAATCCAGGAGGAAATCCAGCAGTTTTACCCAATGGAAATGGAGCTAAGTCTAATG GATATGGTGTTCAAGCCGGCCCAACTAATGGACAACAAGTGAAAGGCAACG GATATGGTGTTCAAGCCGGCCCAACTAATGGACAACAAGTGAAAGGCAACG GCTACGGTGCACAAGCTGGCGGATACGGTGGACATGGAACTAAAGGCAATG GATATGGTGTTCAAGCCGGCCCAACTAATGGACAACAAGTGAAAGGCAACG GCTACGGTGCACAAGCTGGCGGATACGGCGGACATGGAACTAAAGGCAATG GTCAAGGAGCCGCAGCTGGCCCATCCAGCGGCAATGGGGCAAGACCAAATG GACAGGGGAGAGCTGGAAGTAAACCTATGAAAGGATATGGCCGACCACCTTATGGGGCGG GTCCAGGTGTGGGGATGGGAGCCTCCAGAGGTCTGGGAGTACCTCAGCTTGCCAGGAACGAAAGGAACAAAG CATACAGCAGTAATGGTTATAATGGTTATAGAGCTCAACCCATGGGAG GCTACAATGGCGGTTATGGCAGTGCTGGTTTGGGTCTGGGACCTCGGTATGGAAATGGAGGAATGAAGGGACCGAAGCAAG GCTATGGTGCTGCAGCTGGTGTGCCCAATGGACAAGGTGCAAAACCCAATG ggTATGGCAAATTTCCAAATGGTTATGGCACCAAACCCAACG GATATGGAGCCACCAGAGGAGGTGCAATGAGACCCCAACCAG GTTATGGAAATGGAGCTGTTCCCAATGGATATGGAACTAAACCCAATG GTTATGCAGCTGCAGCCAGAGCTGGAGCTGGTGGTCCCAATGGCTATGGCGCCAAACCCAAAG GTCATGGAGTTACAGATGGTGCTGCACTTGGTGGGTATGGAGGTAAACTCAATG GATACGGAGGGCCAAGCAGAGGCTCACAACCTCAAACTACCAAAGGAGTTGGAGCAGTTTCACCCAGTGAAGGTGCTAAAACTG GCTATGGTGGTCCTGCTGGAGTACCTAATGGACAGTTGGCTAAAGCAGCCAATACTG GTTACGGCATGATGCCAAATGGTAAGGGTACAAAGGGTGCAGGTGCATCCAATGAAAAGGGCCTAAAAGGTAGAGTTCTCTCTCCGGAGCAGCCGAGTGCAACACCAGAGAAGGGTGTTGCATCTCAACAAGCAATAACTCAAGGTGCAGCACCTGTTGCCCCTGAGCCAACAAGTGGTGTCCTTGTTATGATGACACAAGAGAAATATCAAAAGCTGCCTTCACCTGTGCCTCAAGGAAAAAGCTACAAACAGACACCAGTAATCCCTCAGGCTACACCAGAACCAGCACCAGCACCAGCAATTCCTCAAGACAAAGACCCAATGCCTGCACCTGAACCCACACCTGAACCAGCACCCATGGGACCGAAGGCAGCCACATCAGGACCTGCACCAGAGCCAGCAGCAGTCCTCCCTCAAG AGAACGGAAAAGGAGCTTCGATCTCCAAGGGACAGGGAGCTAAACCAGCCAAACCTG ACTGTGGACCGTCAGGAGTACCAAATGGACAATGGATGAAAATAGCTAGACCTG GTTATAATGCAGGTGATGGAGCATCCActggcacaaacacaaaag GTTAtggagcaggagctggtgtTCCAAACGGATATGGTGCTAAACCCAATG GATACGGTGCCAGTGCAGCAGGATTAACAAATGGAGGAGGAGCTAAAGGAAATAAACCAG GTTATGAAGCAGGAGGCTACACTGTCCCTGAATTCAGTAATGGATATGGAGCTG GCCCTGGATATCCTTATGCAGGGAAACCTCAGCAACCTg GTTACAAACAAGGAGCGTACCTTGGAGCTGGATATGGAAATTCATATGGAG GGTATGGAAATGGCTACAGTGCTGGTGTACAGCCTGACTATGCAA gTTTTGGCCAAGGTGTACCCAATGCTAATGGAAAATCAG GTGGTGCCAGACAGCTTCCTTACAATGGAGCCCCAGTAGTTCCTGCTGGACTAGATG GTATGAGCCAGTTTGAGCCTCAGTCCGCTAGCCTCGGTCCAAATGGAAAACTGGGCAGCATGTATGGTG GAATGGGCGGCTTGCCTTTTGGCGGTCAGCCCCTGGGAATGGGAGCAGAGAAATCGAACACCAAGTACG GCATTGGTGGGTTGCAATTTGGCAGACAACCCCTCAGTACAGGGACTAATGGCGCAGGACATTATG GTTATGGTGGAAGCCCCTATGGGCCTGCCGTTGATGGCAAATCATCTGGAAAATATG GTGGTCTTAGTGCTGGCACGGGAGGGGGTCCTGCACCCGGAATGTATG GTTATGGAAGAATGCCCTATGAAGCTCAGCCAGCTGGACTGGGCCCTGAAGCCAAATCTACTGGCACATATG GTCTGGCTGAGTCACCATACCAGCCTGAAACTCTTGGACTTGGACAGAATGGAAAATTAACAGGCAAATACA ATGGCGGTGAAGTTCCTTACGCACCACAGGCTCTTGGTTTTGGAAGTGAAGCAAAATCTTCTGTGAAATATG ATAACCAGGGACCATACCAGTCGCAGCCCCTTGAATCAGCATCTGAAGGCAGATCTGGTGGAGAATACG aaacagctgGTTTACCTTATGAGCCCCTGCCTCTTGAGCCAGATTCCCACG TGAAGGGAGAGGTACTCACTCCAGCAATTGCAGTCGAAGGCGAAGGGATGTCCATTGATAGATACG AAAATGTGGGCTATATAAATGGACAAGTGCAGCCAGAAG TTGTTGCATTTCCTGCAGCTTCCACTCCCAGCCCCACCCCGGCCTATCCCTCTGTCCCATCCTACCTGCCTGTGGAGTCCTCCTTCACACCCGATGTGGTGCCTGGAGCTGGATTTGAGGACCTGCCCGACCCTGTGGGCGCTGCCAGCCTCGCCCTTGACTCCACGTCTGCTACAGAAACGCAGGGCGTGGCTCAGGTGGCTGAGCAACCTGATGATCTGCTTCAACAACAGCTGCCACGTCAGATACACATTCAGCAGCATctcaaactgcattttcaccAACCAGACAAGTCCGGGAGAG gAGCAAATAATGgcaaatatgatttaaatggCTTCTTTGGGAATAGTGGCTatcaag GTTAA
- the cmn gene encoding calymmin isoform X2, with translation MLGQLLLQSVVILWLVQTAHTGGVGQAMGAQNAYGGYPTKGIGYGVTNGGGMKGYGATAGVTNGQGGKPQVSNPGGNPAVLPNGNGAKSNGYGVQAGPTNGQQVKGNGYGAQAGGYGGHGTKGNGYGVQAGPTNGQQVKGNGYGAQAGGYGGHGTKGNGYGVQAGQTNGQQVKGNGYGAQAGGYGGHGTKGNGYGVQAGPTNGQQVKGNGYGAQAGGYGGHGTKGNGQGAAAGPSSGNGARPNGQGRAGSKPMKGYGRPPYGAGPGVGMGASRGLGVPQLARNERNKAYSSNGYNGYRAQPMGGYNGGYGSAGLGLGPRYGNGGMKGPKQGYGAAAGVPNGQGAKPNGYGKFPNGYGTKPNGYGATRGGAMRPQPGYGNGAVPNGYGTKPNGYAAAARAGAGGPNGYGAKPKGHGVTDGAALGGYGGKLNGYGGPSRGSQPQTTKGVGAVSPSEGAKTGYGGPAGVPNGQLAKAANTGYGMMPNGKGTKGAGASNEKGLKGRVLSPEQPSATPEKGVASQQAITQGAAPVAPEPTSGVLVMMTQEKYQKLPSPVPQGKSYKQTPVIPQATPEPAPAPAIPQDKDPMPAPEPTPEPAPMGPKAATSGPAPEPAAVLPQENGKGASISKGQGAKPAKPDCGPSGVPNGQWMKIARPGYNAGDGASTGTNTKGYGAGAGVPNGYGAKPNGYGASAAGLTNGGGAKGNKPGYEAGGYTVPEFSNGYGAGPGYPYAGKPQQPGYKQGAYLGAGYGNSYGGYGNGYSAGVQPDYASFGQGVPNANGKSGGARQLPYNGAPVVPAGLDGMSQFEPQSASLGPNGKLGSMYGGMGGLPFGGQPLGMGAEKSNTKYGIGGLQFGRQPLSTGTNGAGHYGYGGSPYGPAVDGKSSGKYGGLSAGTGGGPAPGMYGYGRMPYEAQPAGLGPEAKSTGTYGLAESPYQPETLGLGQNGKLTDGGEVPYAPQALGFGSEAKSSVKYDNQGPYQSQPLESASEGRSGGEYETAGLPYEPLPLEPDSHVKGEVLTPAIAVEGEGMSIDRYENVGYINGQVQPEVVAFPAASTPSPTPAYPSVPSYLPVESSFTPDVVPGAGFEDLPDPVGAASLALDSTSATETQGVAQVAEQPDDLLQQQLPRQIHIQQHLKLHFHQPDKSGRGANNGKYDLNGFFGNSGYQG, from the exons ATGTTGGGACAACTACTACTTCAGAGTGTGGTGATCCTCTGGCTGGTGCAGACAGCACATACAGGGG GTGTGGGTCAGGCAATGGGTGCACAAAATGCATACGGTGGATACCCCACAAAAGGCATAG GTTATGGTGTGACCAATGGAGGAGGGATGAAAG gatATGGAGCAACAGCTGGTGTAACCAATGGACAAGGTGGCAAACCACAGG TTTCTAATCCAGGAGGAAATCCAGCAGTTTTACCCAATGGAAATGGAGCTAAGTCTAATG GATATGGTGTTCAAGCCGGCCCAACTAATGGACAACAAGTGAAAGGCAACG GCTACGGTGCACAAGCTGGCGGATACGGCGGACATGGAACTAAAGGCAATG GATATGGTGTTCAAGCCGGCCCAACTAATGGACAACAAGTGAAAGGCAACG GCTACGGTGCACAAGCTGGCGGATACGGTGGACATGGAACTAAAGGCAATG GATATGGTGTTCAAGCTGGCCAAACCAATGGACAACAAGTGAAAGGCAACG GCTACGGTGCACAAGCTGGCGGATACGGTGGACATGGAACTAAAGGCAATG GATATGGTGTTCAAGCCGGCCCAACTAATGGACAACAAGTGAAAGGCAACG GCTACGGTGCACAAGCTGGCGGATACGGCGGACATGGAACTAAAGGCAATG GTCAAGGAGCCGCAGCTGGCCCATCCAGCGGCAATGGGGCAAGACCAAATG GACAGGGGAGAGCTGGAAGTAAACCTATGAAAGGATATGGCCGACCACCTTATGGGGCGG GTCCAGGTGTGGGGATGGGAGCCTCCAGAGGTCTGGGAGTACCTCAGCTTGCCAGGAACGAAAGGAACAAAG CATACAGCAGTAATGGTTATAATGGTTATAGAGCTCAACCCATGGGAG GCTACAATGGCGGTTATGGCAGTGCTGGTTTGGGTCTGGGACCTCGGTATGGAAATGGAGGAATGAAGGGACCGAAGCAAG GCTATGGTGCTGCAGCTGGTGTGCCCAATGGACAAGGTGCAAAACCCAATG ggTATGGCAAATTTCCAAATGGTTATGGCACCAAACCCAACG GATATGGAGCCACCAGAGGAGGTGCAATGAGACCCCAACCAG GTTATGGAAATGGAGCTGTTCCCAATGGATATGGAACTAAACCCAATG GTTATGCAGCTGCAGCCAGAGCTGGAGCTGGTGGTCCCAATGGCTATGGCGCCAAACCCAAAG GTCATGGAGTTACAGATGGTGCTGCACTTGGTGGGTATGGAGGTAAACTCAATG GATACGGAGGGCCAAGCAGAGGCTCACAACCTCAAACTACCAAAGGAGTTGGAGCAGTTTCACCCAGTGAAGGTGCTAAAACTG GCTATGGTGGTCCTGCTGGAGTACCTAATGGACAGTTGGCTAAAGCAGCCAATACTG GTTACGGCATGATGCCAAATGGTAAGGGTACAAAGGGTGCAGGTGCATCCAATGAAAAGGGCCTAAAAGGTAGAGTTCTCTCTCCGGAGCAGCCGAGTGCAACACCAGAGAAGGGTGTTGCATCTCAACAAGCAATAACTCAAGGTGCAGCACCTGTTGCCCCTGAGCCAACAAGTGGTGTCCTTGTTATGATGACACAAGAGAAATATCAAAAGCTGCCTTCACCTGTGCCTCAAGGAAAAAGCTACAAACAGACACCAGTAATCCCTCAGGCTACACCAGAACCAGCACCAGCACCAGCAATTCCTCAAGACAAAGACCCAATGCCTGCACCTGAACCCACACCTGAACCAGCACCCATGGGACCGAAGGCAGCCACATCAGGACCTGCACCAGAGCCAGCAGCAGTCCTCCCTCAAG AGAACGGAAAAGGAGCTTCGATCTCCAAGGGACAGGGAGCTAAACCAGCCAAACCTG ACTGTGGACCGTCAGGAGTACCAAATGGACAATGGATGAAAATAGCTAGACCTG GTTATAATGCAGGTGATGGAGCATCCActggcacaaacacaaaag GTTAtggagcaggagctggtgtTCCAAACGGATATGGTGCTAAACCCAATG GATACGGTGCCAGTGCAGCAGGATTAACAAATGGAGGAGGAGCTAAAGGAAATAAACCAG GTTATGAAGCAGGAGGCTACACTGTCCCTGAATTCAGTAATGGATATGGAGCTG GCCCTGGATATCCTTATGCAGGGAAACCTCAGCAACCTg GTTACAAACAAGGAGCGTACCTTGGAGCTGGATATGGAAATTCATATGGAG GGTATGGAAATGGCTACAGTGCTGGTGTACAGCCTGACTATGCAA gTTTTGGCCAAGGTGTACCCAATGCTAATGGAAAATCAG GTGGTGCCAGACAGCTTCCTTACAATGGAGCCCCAGTAGTTCCTGCTGGACTAGATG GTATGAGCCAGTTTGAGCCTCAGTCCGCTAGCCTCGGTCCAAATGGAAAACTGGGCAGCATGTATGGTG GAATGGGCGGCTTGCCTTTTGGCGGTCAGCCCCTGGGAATGGGAGCAGAGAAATCGAACACCAAGTACG GCATTGGTGGGTTGCAATTTGGCAGACAACCCCTCAGTACAGGGACTAATGGCGCAGGACATTATG GTTATGGTGGAAGCCCCTATGGGCCTGCCGTTGATGGCAAATCATCTGGAAAATATG GTGGTCTTAGTGCTGGCACGGGAGGGGGTCCTGCACCCGGAATGTATG GTTATGGAAGAATGCCCTATGAAGCTCAGCCAGCTGGACTGGGCCCTGAAGCCAAATCTACTGGCACATATG GTCTGGCTGAGTCACCATACCAGCCTGAAACTCTTGGACTTGGACAGAATGGAAAATTAACAG ATGGCGGTGAAGTTCCTTACGCACCACAGGCTCTTGGTTTTGGAAGTGAAGCAAAATCTTCTGTGAAATATG ATAACCAGGGACCATACCAGTCGCAGCCCCTTGAATCAGCATCTGAAGGCAGATCTGGTGGAGAATACG aaacagctgGTTTACCTTATGAGCCCCTGCCTCTTGAGCCAGATTCCCACG TGAAGGGAGAGGTACTCACTCCAGCAATTGCAGTCGAAGGCGAAGGGATGTCCATTGATAGATACG AAAATGTGGGCTATATAAATGGACAAGTGCAGCCAGAAG TTGTTGCATTTCCTGCAGCTTCCACTCCCAGCCCCACCCCGGCCTATCCCTCTGTCCCATCCTACCTGCCTGTGGAGTCCTCCTTCACACCCGATGTGGTGCCTGGAGCTGGATTTGAGGACCTGCCCGACCCTGTGGGCGCTGCCAGCCTCGCCCTTGACTCCACGTCTGCTACAGAAACGCAGGGCGTGGCTCAGGTGGCTGAGCAACCTGATGATCTGCTTCAACAACAGCTGCCACGTCAGATACACATTCAGCAGCATctcaaactgcattttcaccAACCAGACAAGTCCGGGAGAG gAGCAAATAATGgcaaatatgatttaaatggCTTCTTTGGGAATAGTGGCTatcaag GTTAA